The Oncorhynchus keta strain PuntledgeMale-10-30-2019 chromosome 28, Oket_V2, whole genome shotgun sequence DNA segment CTACAGTAGATTAAGAAGAATCCCCGGAGCACGTCTCTGGGCCGTGGATCGATTCCTCATACCACAACAGAGTGACATCAAGTTTTTGGTGTGGTCTCACTCTCATTTTATCTGTATTCTTACCCcaatcactctctccctcatgaAAATCCTGCTTCCAAATCATTGAGTCTGGAAAATAATCCCCATGGCAACTAGGAAAGCAGCTAACTAGAGGTTTACATGAACGGAGAGACAAAGTAGCTGTTCTCTAGATAGGCAGCCTTATGTCCCTTTAGCGTTTCCTATAAAACATAGCGGGCCCCTTCAATAGCAGAGGATTTTGATGCCAGGGACAGGAGGTGGCTCTGGCAACAGCAGAGTGTCAAATAAGGCCATGCTGAGACATTTGAACAGACTCCCTCTATACATCTTTGTGACCCTTTCATGGTTTCAATGATCTTCACTATCATATAAATAGCATCCCATCCCATGAGGTTAAAACCAACCGTTAGAATTCAGATGTGATTTTATGGCACTATGGAAAATGCTGGACTGCAACGAATCGCTTCTCTGTTTAAGTTTCAGTGGAAGCTAGCCCATTCATTACTACATATAGAGATTGCATTGCAAGTAAACGTGTCTCCATTTGTCTTTTACAATTGGAAAATTGTTATATGGATATTACACGTTACGTATTACCTGTCACAGAATTACCTTACAGGAGGCAGCACCAATCTCCTACACAAAACATACTGTGGTTATTGCAAACGTCACAAAAAGATTTGACTGATACAATTACAACCATGCAGGTTAATCACAACCAAGAGGGTGGCCAGACAGCCAACATCAGTTAATGGCTAGCCTATTACATACAGAGAACAATGTATCAGGCCTTGGTTTTCATACTGTGAGCTAGCTGGTAGGCCTAATAAAACAAAAGCTGTTCGATACATCTGTACATTATTTAGCCTGGCATTAAACCACCAGGTTGCAATAATGGCTATCAGAAAAAAATAACTGACACATCTCATGATGATGACCTAATCCAATTGAACCAAATTAAAGTAGCATAGACTATTCTAGTATCCGGAATGACAATAATGTGCATAGGCTCGACTCAATATTCTACGATTATAAGAGTAAAAGAAGACTAGCCTATAGGCATATTGTTTGGTAGGCTACTGCAGAAACTGTGATACTGTGCCTTGTTTCCAAAATATCATTTGTAGGAGCGTCCTAAAGATACGCACAGTCTACTACGTGCTGATAACAAACCTTAAAAACGTCAGAGTGCCGAAAACGACAACAATCTATATTTTGTAAATGGACTGACGCTCGACAGGCTGACGCTCGACAGGCTGGAAATAATGTAGCTAAATCTAATTGTCAGACATAGGAGCCTCTAAAGACCCCGTCTCTCCAGCATACCACCTCACCCCCATCACTAACATACAATGGCAAACTGTCCAGTGTCATGAAACGTTAAACCAAGTGCCTTCCTTACCTTAAGCAGAAAAAGTATCCTCTTCTCCCGATCAACTGCTGAGCGTTCCTTTTATTCACGGAGGATTGTTCATGGATCTTGTAACGCCCTATTTTAGATTTTTTCCAAATACTTTTCCCTGGCAGTTTTAGCTTCTTTCTTTCGAGATGTAATGTTAGGCTAACGATTGTTTTTAAGTGCAACTGTTAATTTGTTCAGTATGaatgcttatttctgcatttgtAGGCTACACCGGCTTCAAGCAGATATTGGACTACATAAAGGAAATGTATTTATGGTCGCTTCCAGGAGTAGGTTCCATTTAACTTTGACGTAGCAATCCTGTATAGCCGGGGCAGACGGTGGGAAAGAAGGACGTCAAGTTTAGTTAACATTTATTAGGCTATTGACATTATTTTCTGCTAAGTTGTAAAAAAATGGGAGATAACTGCCGGATGCCTTATCTTCCAGGTTTGAGCCTTTGAATGCTTGCATTGGAAGAGCATCCGCTGACATCTGTATTCGTTTATCCTTTCTTTTCAAGAGCGGTTTCAATCGGCCCAACGTCGTTTTTCTTCGCCTTATTTGGTACAGAAATGTCAAAATGTTACAGAATTTTATCCGATTGACGTCCTCCTTTTCCTCGCCTCTGCCCCGGTTTGTTACAATGTAACAATAGAATGAAGAACGCCACGGTGTAGCCATATATACTCATTGTGACATCACAAACAGACCATGCATCACGTATCCTGGGAAGTGTAGTCCTAATGATCCCTTTGTCCATTCTTGGCGATCATGCGTTGGATAACAAGGTTTTAAATAATTATTCTAGTAATaatgataaaaaataaaacaattttaGATTACACGAATGACTTGGTTATATTTTAAATCATCGTTTTAGAGTTAGAAACATAGGCGTTATATTTCACACATTCCTCTCTAGGTGTTCCCTCGTACCAAAAAGACCATAGCAACCATCATGGTTACCAAATGCACATAAAACAACGTATGAATAGGAGTATTTCTGGCAAGGGGTTATACTTATCCAGCTATTGTGCCGAACACATTCAAtgtataaaaacatttttttttttaatctacaTTATATGTTTGGCCAATAATAGGACATTCAAAGTTAACTCTGGAATTATTTTCAGGCTTAAAATACCTGCTTATACAGAACTCAAAAGCTTGAGGAATATAGGAAtaatacaataaaaaaatatttaaaaaaacattgttttctCAATGGTGTCCACACGAAGctaggcatttaaaaaaatacaaacagGCCACGAATGGGTAACTAGTTTAATCATTCTGATGACTTGAGCGAGGGGCAAAACTGGACAACATCTAAATATCACGCAATCGATATTCTGGAAGCGTTCAGTTGAACTTGATTGAATGGGAACCAACTCTAGCTTTACACATGCAGGTTTATCAAGCCCTATACAACCCACTGCTATGTATTAGTGGCAATATCCAAAAACAATGCAGAGTTGTTCTCTAAACAAGGAAGGAACATATGTTAGAAAGGTTATAAAACAGCTAAAAGTAAGACATGATTCATATATTTTAAAACAATTATCTACTTAAAATAAAGGTTTGAGAATTGTCCAAAACCTTTGTAATGAAACTGTAAAGTGATAAATACAGTATGATGGTAAGTAGGGATAGCAGGCAAGACAGAGACTGGTAAGTTGCTGGTGTTGCCACTGTGTGGTGTCACTAACAAAGAAAGACAGTGTGTCAATCAGATtaatgtttacatttacattagagTCTATTAGCATTTTTTACAGAGTCGGCTCAGGGATGCAAGGGCCATATCATGATCAACAGACCAGTATCCTGACACGGTCTTGACAGTGTTCAAAAGCTGCACAGATGTTCTCTCACAAGTAATAGAGGAGGACACAGGAAAACAGGACTGTAGGCTTTCACAGGAGCACAGCACTCactggaagaggacagagaggggttctCATGGGCTGTTTCTCAATTAGATTTGCTCAACTCCTGCATCCTCTCTTGCCTCCTTTTGAAGAaattgaggagaggtggtgaggagatTGAACGTGGATGAAAATACTAGTTTGAAATAAGAAGCTCCTTCTCCACTCGCATGTCATCAGGCAAATtacgtttacaggggtggattCCAAAATAAATGTTGTGCAAGACATTTTACAGATAAAAGGATAAGTAGCATATCACTTAAATGTGTCCGTGGTAGAATACACTTGTGCTTCCTCGCCAAAAGGAGGCTACTGAGGAGGGGAGGATCATCTTCCGTTTGTCTTCTAAGGATTTGACACAGTCCTCAACCACTTATCAGTTTCCGggtcagaggagagagaacagaggacagactTACGCCCAAACAAGGAAAGGACATAGGTAATGAAAGGGACACCAGCAGCCTATTAAGACACCACTTCCTGTTAAGGTTCTCATTCCCGTGTCGTAGCTACATAACCATGGCCACGGTCCTCACAAACTGGATCCTTGATGTCAAGCCAGAGAACTCTGTATCTCTTGTTGTGGATCCCGTTTCATGTGACAGCAAACTCCTTGATTCTGAAGCATAGAACTTCGGCACACCAGCTGCTCATCATGATGCACTAACAGTGGCAGGGTATCTTCATTCCATTCTCTTTTCCAAACACATGAGTAGTGAAGGAGGAAAATGCAACCGTTTTAAAAGGATTTCTAGCAAGGGAGGAAACTGAAGCGTGTTGCTTCAATATGGCAGCTCAAATAGAGTCAGTCACCCCTTTAAAATAAGACAATAAGGTATCAAGGATGGGCAAGCTGCTTAAGTCAACATTCCCCACAGCAAGGGCCTCAGAGAATCGAACAGGTAATCTTCAGCACAGTCCAGGAATGTCAGGGGCAGAGCCTGTAACGGGGCTTGCAGGGTTGAGTCTAAAGGACAGAGAAGGGGTTAGGCAATCCCCCAGACAGTCTTCATTTCAGGATGATGTGGTAGCCGTCATTCGTCTCAGCTGTTGATAAAGAAACGGAGCCAAAGTCATGAAGAGTGATACAGAAAACATTTCTCCACTCCCCAATATTTGTGGTAAAAGAAAATAGATTGAATGACTCTCATACCTTTCATTGTGTCCAAAACAAAACATACTTCATCCTGGAAGTTTTGAATCATCTGTGAGAAATGAGAAATTCCATCTTAGAGGCCAGGAACAGTGTACACATTAGGACTCAGACTTAAGGAAGACTGATCCAGAAACAAAAGACTGTCTAAAAATCAGACCCTATTCAGTAGTGCACCACTTCTGAGACGAGCCATACCTCGTCACTGACCAGGACATGTATACCAGTGGGTCCCTGTTTAAAGATCTGACTGATCTGTCTGGGTGAGATGTTGAATAGCTGAGCAATCTTCTCTGTCAGCTCAACTGCTGTCAAATCCTCCAGGTAGATGGCATGGTACACTGCAAAAGAAGACAGAAGTGTACAAGGATATATATTGTCAATCATTTTCATAACACCCTATGTAGCTAACAGTGTATTATGCCGTAACATCACTGCTATCATTATGCTATCATTTGGCGCATTGCACCGATATCAGCAAGTAAGTAAGTAAGCAAGCAAGCATGTGTTATGAATGCTTtatatatagaacacacacacacacaccgaagaaAGTGCTGCTAGCTGTGTCTCCGTTCTCATGTTTCTGCTGCTGTTCCCGAGCCTGCTGGGACTCCTGGCACACATACACCGTCAGCCTGGGACGTACCACTCTGCGCGCACACACAGAAATAAGCTGACACGAGAAACTTCTCACACTCAATCATTTATTACATTCAATAGGCATTTCCATATTGCAGTATGAATGGTGCAATATGGAAGTAGAGTGGTAAGGAAGTACACCTACCGGCCTTTCAGTGCGTTGAAGAGCCTAATACCATCTGCTGGCCCACAGATCTGAATGACATCTTCCCTGGTCAGCTTCAACAGATCTGCCCCTGGAACATAGAACAATCAGCCTAATACTCAAAGAATATAGATTTTATTTCagactgttgtcatgttgtggaaGTCAAAGCTGAGAATATAAATTAACTGCAAGAAATGATATATTGAGAAATTACCATTACCTGAGAAATTAGTGAAAAGCCGACAGAACGGTGAAAAGCGGTTTCTATGTAGCCACTGCTGAGCATCCTGTGGTGTTGCCGCAGGTAACAGGTTCTATTTGTTCCAATAAAGacgcagacagagacacagaaattTGAGGCAGGCAGGGCAAAAGCCATCTTATAttccaccatattttgcaaaattcattaaaaatcctacaatgtgattttctggattttgtttctcattgtctgtgATAGTTGAAGAGTAcatatgatgaacattacaggcctctcatctttttaagtgggagaacttgcacaattggtggctgactaaatacctttttgccccactgtatatgcagcCAGGTATGAGTATTTTCTCTGATCTAACCCATCCCACAACATGCTAAAAGGAGGAATAAAGCCCCATTACAATGACAGAGTAGATCAAATATCATTGTAGCAGTTATCCACTtctacacagaaacacacaaagaattaataaaaaaaaattgtttgTCATCTTGTTCAATTGTTCTACACGTAAACAAATCTGCTCGGAGCCTGGTCAGAGAAGAAGTGTGTGCAATACATATCCCACCTTTGCTTTAAAAAGGCAAAACAATTCAACATTCAAACTAGAAAAATCATAACAAATTAATATATACCTGATGGACACTTTCACTGTCTCTTGTAAGCAGATGGGACGACAACTGTAAGGCAGAATGTCTCTCAATTTTTAAATGGTATTTTATCATCATGTAGCAAACCCCCCCACCAGCCCCAAAACACCTTGCTTATGTATTTCTGTCTAAAATGAGGATAAAACACAAGGGGTGATATTTTGACAGTGCAAACAGCGAGGCTATTGTCAAAATACATAGCATCACTGTCAACCCTCAGACCTGCATTTATTTCAAAACTAGTTTACATGACTATTACGTACATCATGGAGAGGTGTTGTTATAAATACTGGTACAAGTACTCAGAGTATTAAAGGAGCCTGGTCCCAGAACTATTTTAGCTCTTGCCAACTCAATTGCcaatgtttggcatgacaatgagtgaCAAGTAGTTtgcatgatagcacaaacagattgGCACTCAGGCTAAAACAGTCTTCTTTGACACAAACACCACTTATTTGTGATGTCAAAAATTCAAGCGGGCCTTACGGAGAGTTAAGGTAGATGTTGCTGCCTAAAAATTATTACAAACTACTCAAAACAACTGGATacatacagtaccggtcaaaagtttggacccacctactcattcaagggtttttctttaattgtactattttctacattgtagaataatagtgaagacatcacaactatgaaataacacatatggaatcatgtagtaaccaaaaagtgttaaaaaaatctaaatatattttatatttgagaatcttcaaagtagccaccctttgccttgatgacagctttgcacactcttggcattctctcaaccagcttcatgaggtggtcacctggaatgcatttcaattaacaggtgtgccttgtgaaaagttaatttgtggaatttattggctcaaacgcattagaAGGAAATCAGGTGTgctgtgacatggtaggggtggtatacagaagatagccttatttggtaaaatactAAGTCCATATTGTTACagatacaggtatcctgtgtctgtgtgtatatgtatcctgtgttgttttctctccttctcccctcacaggtgaaaatcatcactccccaatcaatcatcaatcagaagacacacctcctcctgtttcctaacctatcacagttcctttcccttggtttaaaaaccccctcctgtttcctaccctatcacagttcctttcccttggtttaaaaaccccatcagttgtttgctctagagctcaatctctctgtaaatgccatgtctgtaggtctctgtggttCACTCTCTGTGTATTAACCTCTcctttgtttgagcacctccatagcactttgtcatcacctgtgattattgtttttggttatggtgtttgtttgctggtgggaaaaggggaaaccaagacaagtagtcttgggcatacactacccgtaggtaaactttgttaaatacactagttagaactgggtggaccacccactgtatttttggttagttagctgttaaagtaggctagtctagcttaggggtgtttttgtatacttattgtttctttccttgggacCAGCTCAGCctcttttcctgctccccccattaccgtgtgttttacaaataaaccttgagtttgacggtagatttcagttgtcgtggttatttcgttctcacttttactttgtcacaattataatttgcatgagttatgttacgggtctcattaccatcccccctagactgtcgagCCAAAAGGGATTCATAACACATTAAGGCAAGAACAGCACAATTAAGCAAAGAGGAATGACAGTCcatcactttaagacatgaagatcagccAACGCAGAACATTAGAACTTTAAAGTAACTTCAAGTGCAcggtctgatttatttagaattcaagggacacttaaccagcatggttaccacagcattatgcagcgacactccatctggtttgcgctttgtggtactatcatttgttttcaacaaaacaatgaaccaacacacccccaggctgcgcaaggactatttgaccaagaaggagagggatggagtgctgcatcagctgacctggcctctacagtcacccaacctcaacccaattgagatggtttgggatgagttggaccgcagattgaaggaaaagcagccaacaattgctcagcatatgtgggaaaatcattccaggtaaagctggttgagagaatgccaagagtgtgcaaagctgtcatcaaggcatctCAAATATgttctgatttgtttaacactttttttggtagaaaatagtacaagtaaagaaaatcccttgaatgagtaggtgtccaaacttttgactggtactgtacttatCAACATGATCAGACAGCAAGCAATAGGGTTAATAAGTGCAATCAATTTAAAGATTATATATTATACATCAGTGAATATTGCACACTCCCACATTCTGTTTGAGTCTGTCTAAACCATGAAGTCTGCATCTTTAAACAAAGTCAGACATTTAGAAAATGTTGGAAACTTACAATCGTATCAGTCAGACAGCTTTCAATCTATATTGGATAATAATGCgggagaaagaagggagaaaAGGTGTACATACCCTTTATAAAACTGAACTGATAGGTGCATAGACATGGATGTATAGGCTTATTTCAAGGTCTGTTTCCATCTATCAACCGTATTAATCATTTGGGATGTGCATCATACAATAGATTCTTTATGGGGGACGACAGTCTACTGCATTAGTTAAATGGTTGCCTTGATTAACCGAAAAACAAGGCATGTTTCATCCATGTATTAGTAACTGGGATCTAGGAATACATGAatgggggagaaaaaaaaaacaattcttGCACTAGTCAAATAATAGAACTGTTCAAAGCAAATAGACCTTATCCAACTTGTGACATTTCTCATTCTGCAGGTTCTTATAAAGTAGTCTGGTATTCTAACCCAAATCTGACGAGACTTATCCATTCATTCCCTTTTCCCAAAGAATTTCAGACAACCAAAACAGTATTGCCATATTCATTTTGTTAAATATGTTCGACGACATGCAAATGTCATCAATGGAAAATGGGTACACAAATGGACAGCTCTCTCATGCGAAAACATAATGATGTGTAATGATTGCAATGTCATTCTCAGTCCTCATTCTTTCAGTTTAGTTTAATCTCCCACTACAGACACTTCTACAGTATTTAAATAGTCCTGCTGCCAACAGAAAAAGCAAAAGCAAGACCACAATGTGTCAACTTCAGTTATGTGAAAGAAGCTGGACTTTAAACATGCAGATGTGGGGTTAGTGAGAAGGGATGGAGCAGGAGATAATGAGCCTTGAGTGGGTTTAGGACACAAGGGGACGTACTTACATCTGCCACCTGAACAACTGGCTCTGGCTGGTGACCGGGGGATCCATTTCTGGGAAGAACAGAAAAATTACTTAAATGTTGGGAGGGACATTCTGGGAGTAGATGGAAAACAAACAGAAATTCCCCTATCAAACAAACTGTTGTATTAGGCATTGCACCCCCATATTTTATACATTGGCAGTGTGGTTCAGAACAGGCTGCATGTTTATGTCCTGATCCCTACCCCTCTGCCACTGGAAAACTGTTGTGTGTGCTGTTGAAGCCAGGCGATGGGGAGTTATTGACATAGGTGACCTCTGGCCAGGGAGAGCACTGCAAGAGAACATTTCTGTTATTCTAGTAGAGGGACCTAGGCTCTTTACTTAATCCAGCTCTCCAGATGTTAGTTCTTGATTTCAGAAAGAAATCCTGTGTTGTGCATCATTTCTATACATTATGATAATTATTGATACAAATGAAATGCATCATTTCGTTCGTGTTTCTCCATCTCTTAGACATACTGACTACTGCCACACCCCTTCTCcaaatccctccatcccttttccCATTCACTCAACACACTGACTCCAACCTCTGTTAGGATGGTGGTTTCATAGGATGGCTGGTATTTCTCCTTCTCCTGAGGCGCCctcttctccatcttctctctgtcAGTCTTCTGCTTCCTGTCTGCACCTTTAGGCTGCCACAGTTGAGGTAAAGTTATGTTTATTATGGATAGCACCATGACAGGGATCAAATGAAGCTAACATCTAATGTACCTTTGAATGACAAAAGTTAACCCATTTTCATTGTTTTTGCTCAGACTTTCTTCTCACCTTGAAGACTTTGACCTGACAGCTGGCAGAATGCTGATGCTCTGTATACTCTTCGCCATCATTCTCTTTGAAAGTGTCAATCTGAATGCGAAAAGGCACGCCCTTTTCTCCCCCATGCTTCCGCATGGTGAACTCTGTGCTGATGCAGTGAACCTAAAACAAGGAATTGTCATGACTATTTGAAAACTGGTGGATGTTTTattcaatagagagagagagctattttttttaaacccatttgtttccattccattcagacagccTTGGACTGATGTTAGATGATAAGATATGACCAACCTTATGAAAACAACTGTGGGTGTGTTTATCATGCTACCTGGATAAAAACAGAGGTTCTTTTTGATGGGTCCCACAGGAACTCCACCGTGTTAAGCTGAGTAGGGTTAGCCCTGGGGTCGACCATGCCAACTGACATGGGGATATCTGCAATGGAGCAACACAAGACAAGTTATCAAAAGGATTGTGTGAGCAAACTAACTACATGTTATGCAGCCTGTTGTCAATCATCATTTCATTCAGTgaagatacagctctgtgttattataagatacagctctgtgttactctgtgatacagctctgtgttattAAGCAATTCCAGTTCCACAGTCTTAAAAACAGCCCCTTCAGTCCTTCTTCACCCAGAGTAGTCCAATACCCTTcccagacagaggcagagaactCACCCAGGTCGAGGATGCGGTCTCCCGGCCTGTTCCAGCGCCAGCCCTCCAGCTGCTGGTGCTCTGTGTACTGAAGACGCCGGTCATGGAAGACCACTCGAATGATGCTCTGAGGACACATAGAAACATCACTGAGGAACCAGGAAGTACCTGCACTACTGGTAGAAAACATAGGGAATTATGGCATCAGAATAGGCCCAGACAAACAAAAGCTCACTCCCATGCCTATGGTCATGACTCATTGTGTTCTTGTTCATCTTACCTTCACCATTTTGCCAGTGATTTCTGGGAGTTCCCCCAATTTCCGATTGTCAAGCATTCGAATTTCATAAGACTGTCCTGAAATCAAAAGTTCATAAACATACCACATCATTGTCTTGCTATTTCTTTAAATTCGCAACAAATTCACAAGAAAAGCACAATCATGAAAATGGAACAGACAGATGCTAACCTTGGTTGAGGTAGGTAAGTGTTTCATCGTGCAGTTTGATGGCAGGCGAGGTAGCTGCACACAGAACATACTGGAAAGGAAGAATCTTGTTCTCACTGTCAGGCGGCAGGTTGGACTCCTCCTGCTTAAAGATGGGTAGGGCCAGCACGTCGCTGAAGAAAGAGAGGCAAGACAACATGGTCAATGAACTGGCAAGCCAACATCTTTTACAAGCACATGATATTGGCATAGTATCAACATGTCTGAAACAACTCAACAGGCCTTGAATCTCCCTAGtatgagactgagggaggagacTCATTTCTTAAAATAACCTCATTTGTAAATTCTGTTATCCATACGATAAATGTGGACATAGATAAATATATCATTAGGAGACACTGGAAAAATGAGAAGTGATTTATAACAGTTCCTTTCTTTACAGTTAATTAGTTATGATGGTAAAAACTTGTGAAAAACAAATCAACTACCTTGGTATCTCATCCCCTCTCAACATAAGAATTTCACTTTCCAGGCACTTCAGTATCATGTAACAGAACACTTACAAAACTAACAAAAGAGCAGTCTGAAAGAGAGAGCCGTATCCCTGACACAAACTGTTCTTGACTCTGCAAAATCCCAAGTCTGACTGAGAATAAGGCCTCCTCTTTCCTGGAATAAGAACAACCCTCAAGAGAGAACTGATGGAAGGTTAGGCCTATGCATGATCAGTGCATACTTTTGGCAGACATTATTCTAATTTTCTAAccgatgaaacatttgatctcaatacagttttctgtttgcAAAACTAGAATATGTAACAAACAGAGTGGACAgtgttttgtagactttaccctttgccagAATAAAGAATAAAAAACTGTGTTGTTTAGGAGTGCAAGGGCAAATTTAGTTATTGCACACGTGCACTTCACacagtaggcgttccctaactgaaatatgcaaataaatgctACAACGAGCCAATAGGCTCACACTAGATGGTGCATGGCCCTGCctacctccttgcttgttctgtcCACCATGATtaatttgctcccattggaaacgaAAGGCTCTGGTCTTCAGTTAGTTACAGAACATATGTATTTCAATTCTAACATATCAGTGCATTTTCAATAGACTTCCAATGATGATTCATACCTCATACTGTATGCCCCAGCTCCAAGCTCCTGTCCAATGCCAGAGAGACTGGCATCAAAGTCCTGGACCAGACCTGACTCAATCACCTCATCAGTGAGCGGCAACTTCAGAGCCCAAGCCATGGCGACGATACGTGAATCTGATTCCAGTCGAATTTGTCTCAAATTCTAATCCCTGGCCTCAAAAATCCAATCTGCTAATTTCTTAAAGCCTGGCAGATGTCTGCTGCTACCAAACTGGAAGAGAAAAGCCATGATAGATACACCGTTTGGTACCATTATATGTCAGTTTAGCAAGGAGAGTGTAAAGACTGTAGGCCTCGCAAATTAACTGACAGATCATGGATAGTTAGCGATTCCAGATTGTGTGGACAACAAAAAGTAATCACAGCAGACAGGTACTTAACTTTCCCTGACAGTCCCACATGGAAGATATTGAAGCTAGAATGACTGATAACGTATATGGTGTGTGTAACCGTGAATGTAACATTGCTAGCCATGAAAATGGGGCATACGTATACAAACTGGTTAGCTCAGAAGCTGAGGACCTGTCGGACTAAACTCCACCCCGCCGTGGCGTTTAGTCCGCTATTGGGGAACTTGACTGTGAatgaatgttagctagctaaccgtTAACTACTAAACAGGTCAACACATAACAATAGGTTTGTGTTAAATATGAAGTTCGATTATGATATCACTTCTAGTAATTACATTACGTTAGCCATCGAACGTACCTTAGAAACCAAGTAAAttggctagctactgtagctaactCTGCGACCGTTTCATTCCATGTCTCAGTTGCTCCCTCGTTCTCGCACTATAAACAACGTAAAATAGCTACCTAGCCAGCAAGCTACTCCTCGGGAAAGCAGCCCTGTGGACACGGATTATTTGAATATAACGAGAACTAATTAAGTCTACATTAAAATGTATCGTTATACAAACACAAGTCGCAAATCTAATATGCTTCTTTATCCAGCTAGATAAATAGATAATTTTCGCAAACCATATAGCTGCAAAGCAGTTAAGAATAACTGAGTACTTCCGGGTCACGGATTTTTGGAATCCTTCAGAATAAGAGCCCATCCTGTATACTTTGTAAATTAATAATTTGGGGAGAAATTGTGGAAATGTCCACAATTATCGATACATTTTAT contains these protein-coding regions:
- the LOC118360769 gene encoding transcription factor CP2 isoform X2 is translated as MAWALKLPLTDEVIESGLVQDFDASLSGIGQELGAGAYSMSDVLALPIFKQEESNLPPDSENKILPFQYVLCAATSPAIKLHDETLTYLNQGQSYEIRMLDNRKLGELPEITGKMVKSIIRVVFHDRRLQYTEHQQLEGWRWNRPGDRILDLDIPMSVGMVDPRANPTQLNTVEFLWDPSKRTSVFIQVHCISTEFTMRKHGGEKGVPFRIQIDTFKENDGEEYTEHQHSASCQVKVFKPKGADRKQKTDREKMEKRAPQEKEKYQPSYETTILTECSPWPEVTYVNNSPSPGFNSTHNSFPVAEGNGSPGHQPEPVVQVADLSSHLLTRDSESVHQNLLPAATPQDAQQWLHRNRFSPFCRLFTNFSGADLLKLTREDVIQICGPADGIRLFNALKGRVVRPRLTVYVCQESQQAREQQQKHENGDTASSTFFVYHAIYLEDLTAVELTEKIAQLFNISPRQISQIFKQGPTGIHVLVSDEMIQNFQDEVCFVLDTMKAETNDGYHIILK
- the LOC118360769 gene encoding transcription factor CP2 isoform X3, which codes for MLDNRKLGELPEITGKMVKSIIRVVFHDRRLQYTEHQQLEGWRWNRPGDRILDLDIPMSVGMVDPRANPTQLNTVEFLWDPSKRTSVFIQVHCISTEFTMRKHGGEKGVPFRIQIDTFKENDGEEYTEHQHSASCQVKVFKPKGADRKQKTDREKMEKRAPQEKEKYQPSYETTILTECSPWPEVTYVNNSPSPGFNSTHNSFPVAEGNGSPGHQPEPVVQVADIESCLTDTILSSHLLTRDSESVHQNLLPAATPQDAQQWLHRNRFSPFCRLFTNFSGADLLKLTREDVIQICGPADGIRLFNALKGRVVRPRLTVYVCQESQQAREQQQKHENGDTASSTFFVYHAIYLEDLTAVELTEKIAQLFNISPRQISQIFKQGPTGIHVLVSDEMIQNFQDEVCFVLDTMKAETNDGYHIILK
- the LOC118360769 gene encoding transcription factor CP2 isoform X1, which produces MAWALKLPLTDEVIESGLVQDFDASLSGIGQELGAGAYSMSDVLALPIFKQEESNLPPDSENKILPFQYVLCAATSPAIKLHDETLTYLNQGQSYEIRMLDNRKLGELPEITGKMVKSIIRVVFHDRRLQYTEHQQLEGWRWNRPGDRILDLDIPMSVGMVDPRANPTQLNTVEFLWDPSKRTSVFIQVHCISTEFTMRKHGGEKGVPFRIQIDTFKENDGEEYTEHQHSASCQVKVFKPKGADRKQKTDREKMEKRAPQEKEKYQPSYETTILTECSPWPEVTYVNNSPSPGFNSTHNSFPVAEGNGSPGHQPEPVVQVADIESCLTDTILSSHLLTRDSESVHQNLLPAATPQDAQQWLHRNRFSPFCRLFTNFSGADLLKLTREDVIQICGPADGIRLFNALKGRVVRPRLTVYVCQESQQAREQQQKHENGDTASSTFFVYHAIYLEDLTAVELTEKIAQLFNISPRQISQIFKQGPTGIHVLVSDEMIQNFQDEVCFVLDTMKAETNDGYHIILK